The following are encoded together in the Glycine soja cultivar W05 chromosome 5, ASM419377v2, whole genome shotgun sequence genome:
- the LOC114411270 gene encoding uncharacterized protein LOC114411270, translated as MVEGNCSAVIQRILPPKHKDPGSVTIPCSIGSVSVGKALIDLGASINLMPLSMCRRIGELEIMPTRMTLQLADRSITRPYGVIEDVLVRVKHFTFPEDFVVMDIEENTEIPLILGRPFMLTAICVVDMGKGKLEMRVEDHKVTFDLFEVMKHPNDHKAYFKVEKVCSPHLKKH; from the coding sequence ATGGTGGAAGGGAACTGTAGTGCGGTGATTCAAAgaatccttccacccaagcataagGATCCGGGGAGTGTCACAATCCCTTGCTCTATTGGTTCAGTGTCTGTTGGTAAAGCTCTCATTGATTTGGGGGCGAGTATAAACTTGatgcctctctccatgtgcagGAGGATTGGAGAGTTGGAGATTATGCCAACTAGAATGACACTACAGTTAGCAGATCGTTCCATTACCAGGCCTTATGGTGTGATTGAAGATGTTCTGGTTAGGGTGAAGCATTTTACTTTCCCTGAAGATTTTGTAGTAATGGATATTGAAGAGAACACTGAAATTCCCTTGATTTTGGGTCGTCCTTTCATGTTAACTGCCATTTGCGTGGTAGATATGGGAAAGGGTAAATTGGAAATGAGAGTGGAGGACCATAAAGTTACATTTGACTTATTTGAGGTGATGAAGCACCCAAATGATCACAAGGCCTATTTTAAAGTAGAAAAGGTGTGCAGTCCTCACTTGAAAAAGCATTGA
- the LOC114411269 gene encoding uncharacterized protein LOC114411269, with translation MVYGKSCHLIMEMKHEAYWALKFLNFDESLAGEKSKLQLLELEEMRMNAYESSRLYKEKVKAYHDKKLLKKEFKPGQQVLMFNSRLKLFPGKLKSKWFGPFIIKDVKSYGVVELLDPQSETLEKIWIVNGQRLKQYHGGNIERLNTLMHLQDI, from the coding sequence ATGGTTTATGGCAAATCTTGCCACCTAATTATGGAAATGAAACACGAAGCATACTGGGCTCTGAAATTCCTTAATTTTGATGAGTCCTTAGCAGGAGAAAAAAGCAAGTTGCAACTCTTGGAACTAGAAGAAATGAGGATGAATGCCTACGAGTCTTCAAGATTGTAcaaagaaaaagtgaaggccTATCATGATAAGAAGCTGCTCAAAAAGGAGTTCAAGCCAGGACAGCAAGTGTTGATGttcaattcaagattgaaattaTTTCCAGGCAAGTTGAAGTCTAAATGGTTTGGACCCTTCATCATCAAAGATGTCAAGTCCTACGGGGTTGTGGAATTACTTGATCCTCAATCAGAAACTCTAGAAAAAATATGGATAGTAAATGGTCAGAGATTAAAGCAGTACCATGGAGGGAATATTGAGAGGTTAAACACCCTCATGCATTTACAAGACATATGA